In Bacteroidota bacterium, one genomic interval encodes:
- a CDS encoding class I SAM-dependent methyltransferase has translation MSEEKENYLTVNKQLWNERTAHHFDSKFYDVAGFKNGQSSLNSIELELLGNIADKKILHLQCHFGMDTISLARLGAQVTGVDLSDAAISQATKLAAETQSHAQFLLSDIYSLTAKHNEQYDIVFTSYGTIGWLPDLTKWAQVINHFLLPGGKFLLVEFHPLVWIFDNAFKYIQYSYFNKEAIVETEHGTYADKNAAIETTSITWNHPLSEVINSLIKCGLQIEVLQEYDYSPYNILPDMMETEKGRYQIASVGDKMPLVYAILATKPL, from the coding sequence ATGAGTGAAGAAAAAGAAAACTATTTAACTGTAAACAAACAACTTTGGAATGAGCGCACGGCACATCATTTCGATTCAAAATTTTATGATGTTGCCGGATTTAAGAATGGACAAAGTTCGCTAAATAGTATTGAGCTAGAGTTATTAGGAAATATAGCAGATAAAAAAATACTTCACCTTCAATGCCACTTTGGTATGGATACCATTTCGCTTGCGCGCCTTGGCGCGCAAGTTACCGGGGTTGATCTCAGCGATGCTGCTATTTCGCAAGCAACTAAATTGGCTGCTGAAACTCAAAGCCATGCACAGTTTCTGCTTTCAGATATCTACTCGCTTACGGCTAAACACAATGAGCAATACGATATTGTATTTACAAGTTATGGCACCATAGGATGGCTGCCCGATCTTACTAAATGGGCGCAGGTGATTAACCACTTCTTGTTGCCAGGCGGCAAATTCCTACTCGTTGAATTTCATCCACTGGTTTGGATTTTCGATAATGCTTTCAAGTACATTCAATACAGCTACTTCAATAAAGAAGCGATTGTTGAAACCGAACACGGTACCTATGCTGATAAAAATGCTGCCATAGAAACAACAAGTATTACCTGGAATCACCCCTTAAGCGAAGTTATAAATAGCCTTATTAAATGCGGGCTTCAAATTGAGGTGTTGCAGGAATACGATTACTCGCCCTACAATATACTTCCCGACATGATGGAAACAGAAAAAGGCAGGTACCAAATTGCATCGGTGGGTGATAAAATGCCTTTAGTTTACGCCATTCTTGCAACAAAACCTTTGTAG
- a CDS encoding OmpA family protein, whose amino-acid sequence MIGNKQMQKIKQLTLVALLAILCGCVPQRQFEDLQSRRDRCEEENSRLKAQYAEYETQTKELKQQVAEKDLAITRLKKDTSDQALAMSRINNLYSELTKSYDKLVQNEEKLSRSKDEETRKALTALDLTREDLLRKEDALRKLESDLNVKQKSLDANEKTLNEADARLKEKEAKVYELQAALARKDSAVAALKNKVTTALAGYNNNGLTIHQKNGKIYVSLEERLLFASGSTTVDKNGLLALKELSKLLGENPDINVLIEGHTDNVPIKGGAIKDNWDLSVLRATSVVRAILKDSKVDAMRLTPAGKGEYNPIDIGSSADARKKNRRIEVILTPKLDEVFKMMDTN is encoded by the coding sequence ATGATTGGTAACAAACAAATGCAAAAGATAAAACAACTCACGCTGGTGGCCTTATTGGCAATACTTTGTGGTTGCGTACCACAGCGACAATTTGAAGATTTACAATCGAGGCGCGACCGCTGCGAAGAAGAAAATTCGAGACTCAAAGCCCAATATGCTGAATATGAAACACAAACTAAGGAGTTGAAGCAACAGGTGGCAGAAAAAGATTTGGCTATTACACGATTAAAAAAAGATACGAGCGATCAGGCCCTAGCCATGTCGCGCATAAACAATCTGTACTCAGAACTTACTAAGAGCTATGACAAGCTTGTACAAAACGAAGAAAAACTATCGCGCAGTAAAGACGAGGAAACTCGCAAAGCATTAACCGCTCTTGACCTAACGCGCGAGGATTTACTGCGCAAAGAAGATGCTTTACGAAAATTAGAAAGTGATTTGAATGTAAAACAAAAATCGTTGGATGCTAACGAAAAAACACTTAACGAAGCGGACGCGCGACTAAAAGAAAAAGAAGCAAAAGTGTATGAATTGCAAGCGGCACTTGCACGCAAAGATAGTGCTGTAGCAGCGCTAAAAAACAAAGTAACCACCGCCTTAGCCGGATATAATAATAACGGCTTGACCATTCATCAAAAAAATGGAAAAATATATGTATCGCTGGAAGAACGCCTGCTGTTTGCATCTGGAAGCACCACGGTAGATAAAAATGGCTTGCTTGCATTAAAAGAACTTTCAAAATTGCTAGGTGAAAATCCTGACATTAATGTATTGATAGAAGGGCACACCGATAACGTGCCTATTAAAGGTGGTGCTATTAAAGATAACTGGGACTTGAGTGTACTTCGTGCAACCTCCGTTGTGCGTGCCATTTTAAAGGATAGTAAGGTAGATGCTATGCGACTTACACCTGCCGGCAAAGGGGAATATAATCCGATTGATATAGGTTCAAGTGCAGATGCCCGCAAAAAGAATCGTAGGATAGAAGTCATATTAACTCCCAAACTTGATGAGGTATTTAAAATGATGGATACCAATTAA
- a CDS encoding T9SS type A sorting domain-containing protein yields MRKFLFLVAGAVLSLSPYIKAQDDGNKQIHVKIEREVNGKKTKIDTILSSESEFQKFMKEQELENEHASSVDVDVSTEAVQRRLEEMEETLHESSKDLKKFSRELEVELSKLKDGLDIDINGRHYEFDFDIDTEKMKRIEEEALRAFDFNIDTTGEGFRINFDYKGLSPEAERDLKRNIEQAEKEIEKAMRELEQGNMRIHIDINDSKPKQHIKEEKTVVTKSNKNSKSTTSSLMISVYPNPSKGDFTIEATCQSKNDLSMEVVNARGQMVWMIQQDGFEGKMNQDLKLGAMGKGTYTLTVKFGRSKQVQKLVVE; encoded by the coding sequence GGCACAAGACGATGGCAATAAGCAAATTCATGTAAAAATTGAAAGAGAAGTAAACGGTAAGAAAACAAAGATTGACACTATCCTAAGCAGCGAGTCTGAATTTCAAAAGTTTATGAAGGAGCAGGAGCTTGAAAATGAGCATGCATCAAGTGTAGATGTAGATGTAAGCACCGAGGCGGTGCAAAGGAGATTAGAAGAAATGGAAGAGACCTTGCACGAATCATCTAAAGACCTAAAGAAATTTAGTCGCGAGCTGGAGGTTGAATTGAGCAAACTTAAAGATGGATTAGATATCGATATTAATGGTAGGCATTATGAGTTTGACTTCGATATTGATACCGAAAAAATGAAAAGGATAGAAGAGGAAGCTTTGCGGGCTTTTGATTTTAATATTGATACCACTGGCGAAGGCTTTAGAATAAATTTTGATTACAAAGGGTTGTCGCCTGAAGCGGAGCGAGACCTGAAAAGGAATATTGAGCAAGCTGAAAAGGAAATTGAAAAAGCGATGCGTGAGTTGGAACAAGGCAACATGCGTATACACATCGACATAAATGATAGTAAACCCAAGCAACATATTAAAGAGGAAAAAACCGTTGTTACAAAAAGCAACAAAAATTCAAAGTCAACAACAAGTAGCTTAATGATCAGCGTTTATCCCAATCCAAGCAAGGGAGATTTTACGATTGAAGCTACCTGTCAGAGTAAAAATGATTTGTCAATGGAAGTAGTAAATGCTCGTGGGCAAATGGTGTGGATGATACAACAGGACGGCTTTGAAGGAAAGATGAATCAAGACCTCAAGTTGGGAGCCATGGGCAAGGGAACATATACACTCACCGTTAAATTCGGTCGTAGCAAGCAAGTTCAAAAACTGGTAGTAGAATAA